The proteins below come from a single Halothiobacillus neapolitanus c2 genomic window:
- a CDS encoding relaxase/mobilization nuclease domain-containing protein — MMKAKITRGMGFRGVLDYALDTGNQKGKNPEIVGGTLTVGNARAMSAQFAVTRRLRPDIKAPVWHASLALPIGERLSSDKWSSIADEFMQAMGFPSDSLYTVIRHNDTQYDHVHIIASRISLSGALWHGQWEVYRAIKATQTLERIHDLILTPGLGEPKDEKSLTKNEIEMALCTGEEPPRQRLQRLVKEAAQGRPTAVMFAERLALAGVGVRFQIQKTGITGVSYEIDGIAFKGQSLGDAYKWSKFSKKQAVSYEQARDSEGIRQFTTAIADRARGDKLGDSSTHLENDTGIATTNHRGADDPSTGTPDLVEGGSNTSPDRLRHSDSSAAPGTGRADAGDDRQSSAGIRAEGGEAESDHLDFVAASAGTEIKHRQDDENRPPDRIDTPETRRITSANDYSGRGTDADGTTDAATKVENSTGADSGRDGQRSGSSDWSRRFREASAAKRRTAERGMGGSRLGERNARRASVADEDRQSAREIDPSSYLKTMGFAVKKQGRHVSVSLNGDETYRGTLKPDGHFVWCDRYENGIGHNIDLVNEIEPGSGYATAVYRLLGAPSVNPNLQRAAPKRQPPRLPEQAVANRLSGRAYLGNERGISKDTLDHAEACGMLRYADGGVLFVGYDAKGTPQSITRRATELADPIQKRDFARSDKSYAPILSGDPSTVWIVEGGVDALALHDLAKRQEQPSPTVIVSGGANVRSFLDNPFIQMIIRAAKRIFIAMEREKDAATQAKTDAAHEQQAQRVEEITGIRPLIWQPKKDKDLADMNHRQQKPQPVRLMRDAIKQSTVKLPSTVMKDDFTQG; from the coding sequence ATGATGAAAGCTAAGATCACGCGGGGCATGGGGTTTCGTGGGGTGCTGGACTATGCGCTGGATACCGGCAACCAGAAGGGTAAGAACCCGGAGATTGTTGGCGGTACTTTGACAGTGGGGAATGCCAGAGCCATGTCGGCCCAGTTTGCCGTCACCCGACGCCTTAGGCCAGATATCAAGGCGCCGGTATGGCACGCCTCTTTGGCATTGCCAATAGGTGAGCGGCTGTCCTCGGATAAATGGTCATCCATTGCCGATGAATTCATGCAAGCGATGGGATTCCCATCTGATTCCCTGTACACGGTCATCCGACACAACGATACCCAATACGACCACGTTCACATCATCGCCAGCCGGATTAGCTTGTCCGGCGCACTCTGGCACGGGCAGTGGGAAGTCTATCGAGCAATCAAGGCCACCCAAACACTGGAGCGTATTCATGACCTCATCCTGACCCCGGGTTTGGGTGAACCCAAAGATGAAAAGAGCCTGACGAAGAACGAAATCGAAATGGCCCTTTGTACGGGCGAGGAACCACCACGCCAACGGCTTCAGCGACTGGTTAAGGAAGCAGCCCAAGGCAGGCCAACCGCTGTCATGTTTGCCGAGCGGCTGGCACTTGCTGGGGTGGGTGTGCGTTTTCAGATTCAAAAAACCGGCATTACCGGCGTGAGCTATGAGATTGATGGCATTGCGTTTAAGGGTCAATCGCTGGGTGATGCCTACAAATGGTCAAAATTCTCAAAAAAACAGGCGGTCAGTTATGAGCAAGCTCGAGATAGTGAAGGCATTAGACAATTCACTACCGCAATTGCAGATCGTGCACGCGGTGACAAGCTTGGAGACTCAAGTACACACCTTGAAAACGATACTGGAATCGCTACCACAAACCATAGAGGAGCAGACGACCCAAGCACTGGAACCCCTGACCTCGTTGAGGGCGGAAGTAACACAAGTCCTGATCGCTTACGACACAGTGACAGCAGCGCAGCGCCAGGCACTGGACGAGCTGACGCTGGAGATGACCGCCAAAGCAGCGCAGGCATTCGAGCAGAAGGTGGCGAAGCTGAATCAGACCATCTCGACTTTGTCGCAGCATCTGCCGGAACTGAGATCAAACATCGACAAGATGACGAAAACCGCCCACCTGATCGAATCGACACCCCAGAAACTCGCAGAATCACAAGCGCAAATGATTACAGCGGCAGAGGAACTGACGCAGACGGCACAACGGATGCGGCCACAAAGGTGGAAAACAGCACTGGGGCTGATTCTGGTCGGGATGGTCAGCGCAGCGGCAGTTCTGATTGGTCAAGGCGTTTTCGAGAAGCTAGTGCCGCCAAGCGCCGTACAGCAGAACGCGGCATGGGCGGATCGCGTTTGGGCGAACGCAACGCCAGAAGAGCAAGCGTTGCTGACGAAGATCGTCAATCGGCCCGCGAAATAGACCCAAGCTCATATCTTAAGACCATGGGCTTCGCCGTTAAGAAACAAGGACGGCATGTAAGCGTCAGCCTGAATGGGGATGAAACCTATCGCGGCACCCTCAAGCCAGATGGCCATTTTGTTTGGTGTGATCGGTATGAAAATGGCATTGGTCACAATATTGATCTGGTCAATGAGATTGAGCCCGGTTCGGGATACGCCACCGCTGTCTATCGGCTACTGGGGGCACCAAGCGTCAACCCAAACCTTCAACGAGCCGCACCCAAACGACAACCGCCACGGCTGCCCGAGCAGGCAGTGGCCAATCGGTTAAGTGGACGAGCTTATCTGGGCAATGAACGGGGCATCAGCAAGGATACCCTCGATCACGCTGAAGCTTGCGGGATGCTGCGCTATGCGGATGGTGGCGTTCTGTTCGTTGGTTATGATGCAAAAGGCACGCCGCAAAGCATTACCCGCCGAGCAACGGAACTGGCTGACCCTATCCAGAAGCGCGATTTTGCTCGATCCGATAAAAGCTATGCCCCCATCCTCAGCGGCGACCCGTCAACTGTTTGGATTGTTGAGGGTGGGGTTGATGCGTTAGCTCTACATGACTTGGCCAAGCGTCAGGAACAACCATCGCCGACAGTGATTGTCAGTGGTGGTGCGAATGTGCGCAGCTTTTTGGACAATCCCTTTATTCAAATGATCATCAGAGCAGCGAAACGCATTTTCATCGCGATGGAGCGTGAAAAAGACGCAGCAACGCAGGCGAAAACCGACGCAGCCCATGAGCAGCAAGCGCAACGAGTCGAGGAAATAACCGGCATCAGGCCATTAATTTGGCAACCCAAGAAGGACAAAGATCTCGCAGATATGAACCACAGACAACAGAAGCCGCAGCCAGTGCGATTGATGAGGGATGCGATCAAGCAGAGCACAGTCAAATTGCCATCAACCGTGATGAAAGATGATTTTACGCAAGGATAA
- a CDS encoding ammonium transporter, translating to METASLVSAVDVLFVLSGAIMVLAMHAGFAFLEVGTVRRKNQVNALAKIMADFAVSAIAYFFIGYFVAYHIDFWSSASQLTADHGHELVKFFFLLTFAAAIPAIISGGIAERARFYPQLAATFLLVSLVYPFYEGLIWNGNFGFQAWLTHQFGAAFHDYAGSMVVHGMGGWIAIAAVLLLGPRHGRYGKNGEIFAHPPSNIPFLALGSWILAVGWFGFNVMSAQNIAGISGLVAVNSLMAMVGGILSALVVGRNDPGFLHNGPLAGLVAVCAGSDVMHPVGALVTGLIAGGLFVWLFTFVQNRLKIDDVLGVWSLHGVCGLWGALAAGIFGLKALGGVGGVSFISQFIGSAVAIAVALGAGFVIYGMLKLFIGIRLTEEQEYEGADLTVHRISATPKYD from the coding sequence ATGGAAACTGCGTCGCTTGTCAGTGCCGTCGATGTGTTATTCGTGCTATCCGGTGCGATTATGGTCCTGGCAATGCATGCCGGTTTTGCTTTTCTCGAAGTGGGCACCGTACGCCGCAAAAATCAGGTCAATGCCTTGGCCAAAATAATGGCTGACTTTGCCGTATCCGCGATCGCCTATTTCTTCATTGGCTATTTTGTCGCCTACCACATCGATTTCTGGTCATCGGCGAGCCAATTAACGGCAGACCATGGTCATGAACTGGTCAAATTCTTCTTCCTTTTGACCTTCGCTGCCGCCATTCCCGCCATCATTTCGGGCGGCATTGCCGAACGTGCCCGTTTTTATCCGCAGCTTGCGGCAACATTCCTTCTGGTCTCGCTCGTCTACCCTTTTTATGAGGGCCTGATCTGGAATGGCAACTTCGGCTTTCAAGCCTGGCTGACCCACCAGTTTGGCGCGGCATTCCACGATTATGCCGGTTCCATGGTGGTGCACGGCATGGGCGGCTGGATCGCAATTGCGGCGGTGCTGCTTCTCGGCCCGCGGCATGGCCGCTATGGCAAGAATGGTGAAATATTCGCCCATCCGCCTTCCAACATTCCCTTCCTCGCATTAGGTTCATGGATACTGGCCGTGGGTTGGTTCGGCTTCAACGTCATGTCCGCGCAGAATATTGCCGGCATATCGGGGCTGGTCGCCGTCAATTCGCTTATGGCCATGGTGGGCGGCATTCTCTCAGCGCTTGTGGTTGGGCGGAACGATCCGGGATTTTTGCACAACGGCCCGTTAGCTGGTTTGGTCGCCGTGTGTGCGGGTTCGGATGTCATGCACCCTGTAGGCGCATTGGTCACGGGATTGATCGCTGGCGGTTTGTTCGTCTGGTTGTTCACCTTCGTGCAGAATCGGCTGAAAATCGACGACGTGCTTGGTGTCTGGTCACTGCACGGCGTTTGCGGACTTTGGGGCGCTCTTGCGGCAGGTATATTCGGTCTTAAAGCCCTGGGCGGCGTTGGTGGTGTGAGTTTCATCTCGCAATTTATCGGAAGCGCCGTGGCAATTGCAGTGGCCCTGGGCGCCGGTTTCGTCATTTACGGCATGCTTAAGCTTTTCATTGGCATTCGACTGACCGAAGAACAGGAGTACGAGGGTGCGGATTTGACTGTTCACCGTATTTCCGCCACCCCGAAGTACGATTAG
- a CDS encoding helix-turn-helix transcriptional regulator: protein MDSILRLREVLRICGASRSSVYLWVNAGIFPPPIKIGARAVGWRRSAVQKWLDERS from the coding sequence ATGGACAGCATTTTGCGGCTTCGCGAGGTATTACGGATTTGCGGTGCATCAAGGTCCAGCGTTTATTTGTGGGTCAATGCGGGGATTTTCCCGCCACCGATCAAAATCGGTGCCCGGGCGGTTGGTTGGCGAAGATCGGCGGTTCAAAAATGGTTGGATGAGCGATCTTAA
- the csrA gene encoding carbon storage regulator CsrA yields MLILTRRIGEVLRVGDEVSITVLGIKGNQVRIGIDAPKDVSVHREEIYQRIKNEGHSQEDGVSGQQSSVEE; encoded by the coding sequence ATGTTGATATTAACGCGTCGCATTGGGGAAGTTTTGCGGGTCGGTGATGAAGTTTCCATCACTGTTCTCGGTATCAAGGGCAATCAGGTTCGAATTGGTATTGACGCGCCAAAAGACGTGTCTGTGCACCGAGAGGAAATCTATCAGCGGATTAAAAACGAGGGGCATAGTCAGGAAGATGGCGTCTCAGGTCAGCAGTCCTCTGTGGAAGAATAA
- a CDS encoding DUF637 domain-containing protein yields MLIEPRIDLLPGLPSEAKPGKPSNRTMGALLTIGLVFAWFSSQGHMTAGHIQANQGDLTLAAVQAKATGTSEPSDGSDGPVHSPGQISLKAAGNINLASVSTESYQRTDEKHKDKAWQETHGEGNYDQQTHYNQLTAGQLDLQAGGSITADMSVRDSAAMLAQSPDMAWLRQLQQNPKLVGKVDWQQIEEAHQHWDYKHQGLTPAASAVVALVVAYFTMGAGSAIVNTAAGSTTAAASGAGAVAAGMTQAAVSTMASQAAVSFINNGGDLSKTLNDLGSSQSMRQLATAVVTAGVLSSIGQVTFGEGKNAFRLNDVKVSDGLVPNIGKNLIDGVARATVNSAITGTDLQTNIRTNVVAGILGAAEQQGANWIGNQTLLGGDFNTNGNVNEFAHEFAHAIVGCAAGVAGASASGSGASTGQGCSAGALGAVVGELSAQFYGGTDPNQTIAFAQMMGGIAAAAAGLGSEGVAIAANTGANAAQNNYMAHYDTYEADLKDCQQNPGGVNCGAILSLTEPTSVQTHQTLSPLAQCAQAHRLSGRHERSDLPSRDFASSFDI; encoded by the coding sequence TTCTCCAGCCAGGGCCACATGACCGCCGGGCACATCCAGGCCAACCAAGGCGACCTCACCCTCGCAGCCGTTCAGGCCAAGGCCACCGGCACTTCTGAACCATCGGACGGATCGGACGGGCCGGTTCATTCGCCTGGGCAAATAAGCCTCAAGGCCGCAGGCAATATCAATCTCGCCAGCGTCAGTACCGAAAGCTACCAGCGGACCGATGAGAAGCATAAAGATAAAGCCTGGCAGGAAACCCACGGTGAAGGCAATTACGATCAGCAAACCCACTACAACCAACTAACCGCCGGACAGCTCGATCTTCAGGCCGGTGGCAGCATCACCGCCGACATGAGCGTGCGTGACAGCGCCGCCATGCTGGCCCAGTCACCCGACATGGCCTGGCTGCGCCAGTTGCAACAGAATCCGAAACTGGTCGGCAAGGTCGATTGGCAACAGATCGAAGAAGCCCATCAACATTGGGACTATAAACACCAGGGCCTGACCCCGGCGGCATCCGCCGTCGTGGCCCTGGTTGTTGCGTACTTCACGATGGGTGCCGGTTCGGCCATCGTCAATACGGCTGCTGGATCCACTACGGCTGCAGCCAGTGGCGCCGGTGCCGTCGCGGCAGGCATGACCCAGGCTGCGGTCAGCACCATGGCCAGCCAAGCGGCCGTCAGCTTCATCAATAACGGTGGTGACCTCAGCAAGACCCTGAACGATCTGGGCAGCAGCCAGAGCATGCGCCAACTGGCCACAGCAGTTGTCACCGCCGGGGTGCTTAGCAGTATTGGTCAAGTCACCTTCGGCGAAGGCAAGAATGCCTTCCGGCTGAACGATGTCAAGGTAAGCGATGGCCTGGTACCGAACATCGGCAAAAACCTGATCGACGGCGTTGCCCGAGCCACCGTCAACAGCGCCATCACCGGCACCGACCTTCAAACCAATATCCGCACCAATGTGGTGGCTGGCATCCTGGGTGCCGCCGAACAACAAGGTGCTAATTGGATCGGCAACCAGACCCTGCTGGGCGGGGACTTCAACACCAACGGCAACGTCAACGAATTCGCCCATGAATTCGCCCATGCCATCGTCGGTTGTGCCGCCGGAGTGGCCGGTGCCAGTGCATCGGGCAGTGGTGCCAGTACCGGTCAAGGTTGTAGTGCTGGAGCCTTGGGTGCCGTGGTGGGTGAACTATCCGCCCAATTCTATGGCGGTACCGATCCGAACCAGACCATCGCCTTCGCCCAGATGATGGGCGGCATCGCCGCTGCTGCGGCGGGGCTTGGTTCCGAAGGCGTTGCCATCGCCGCCAATACCGGTGCCAATGCGGCGCAGAACAACTACATGGCGCATTACGACACGTATGAAGCGGATCTGAAGGACTGTCAGCAGAATCCGGGCGGTGTGAACTGCGGTGCCATCTTAAGTCTGACCGAACCCACATCAGTCCAAACCCACCAGACCCTTTCCCCGCTGGCTCAATGTGCGCAAGCACACCGCCTGAGCGGTCGGCACGAGCGAAGCGATTTGCCGAGTAGGGATTTTGCCTCATCATTCGATATTTAA
- a CDS encoding aspartate kinase → MALIVQKYGGTSVGSVERIGAVADRVIRTCRAGHDVVVVVSAMSGETNRLLDLAKQLQARPNERELDALVSTGEQVTTALLSMALLQRGQDARSYTGAQVKITTNSAFNKARIQSIDTQAVMGDLAAGRVVVVAGFQGVNEKGDITTLGRGGSDTSAVAIAAALNADECQIYTDVDGVYTTDPRVEPRARRLDRITFEEMLEMASSGSKVLQIRSVEFAGKYNVPLRVLSSFSDGAGTLITMEDDVVEQAVISGIAFNRDEAQLTVKGVPDSPGIAYAILGPVAEANIEVDMILQNMGADNTTDFTFTVQHVDYEKTLDIVRVQAEALGAREVSGNPKIVKVSVVGVGMRSHAGIAAKMFKVLADEKINIRMISTSEIKISVVVDDKYLELAVRTLHDAFELDAPSALIG, encoded by the coding sequence ATGGCTTTAATCGTCCAAAAATATGGTGGCACTTCTGTCGGAAGTGTAGAGCGCATCGGTGCTGTTGCTGACCGGGTCATTCGTACATGCCGAGCGGGTCATGATGTCGTGGTTGTTGTTTCGGCGATGAGTGGCGAAACCAACCGCCTGCTTGATCTGGCCAAGCAGCTTCAAGCCCGACCTAACGAGCGCGAGTTGGACGCACTTGTTTCCACGGGGGAGCAAGTGACGACGGCATTGCTTTCTATGGCGTTGCTGCAGCGCGGTCAAGACGCTCGTTCGTACACCGGCGCGCAAGTGAAAATAACGACGAACAGCGCCTTCAACAAGGCGCGCATTCAATCAATCGATACTCAAGCGGTAATGGGTGATCTCGCTGCCGGGCGTGTGGTGGTGGTTGCCGGTTTCCAGGGTGTTAATGAAAAGGGCGATATCACCACGTTGGGACGTGGCGGTTCCGATACCTCTGCCGTAGCCATTGCCGCCGCATTGAATGCCGATGAATGCCAGATTTATACCGATGTTGATGGCGTCTACACCACCGATCCTCGCGTCGAGCCGCGCGCCCGCCGCCTCGACCGCATCACGTTCGAAGAAATGCTGGAGATGGCCAGCTCCGGATCTAAGGTGCTGCAAATCCGCTCTGTGGAATTTGCCGGAAAATATAATGTCCCATTGCGGGTGCTGTCGTCTTTTTCTGATGGCGCCGGGACACTGATTACGATGGAGGATGACGTTGTGGAACAGGCCGTGATTTCGGGTATCGCCTTCAATCGTGATGAGGCTCAACTGACGGTTAAAGGCGTACCAGATAGCCCAGGTATTGCCTATGCTATTTTGGGGCCTGTGGCCGAGGCCAATATCGAAGTCGACATGATTTTGCAGAATATGGGCGCGGATAACACCACCGATTTTACTTTTACCGTGCAGCATGTGGATTACGAAAAGACGCTGGACATTGTCCGTGTGCAGGCAGAAGCATTGGGCGCGCGCGAAGTTTCGGGTAATCCTAAAATCGTCAAAGTTTCGGTGGTTGGGGTCGGAATGCGCTCCCATGCCGGCATTGCTGCGAAAATGTTCAAAGTGCTTGCAGACGAAAAAATCAATATTCGCATGATCTCGACGTCAGAAATCAAGATTTCAGTCGTTGTCGATGACAAATACCTCGAGTTGGCGGTACGTACGTTGCATGATGCGTTTGAATTGGATGCACCAAGTGCCTTGATCGGCTAA
- the alaS gene encoding alanine--tRNA ligase, protein MKTTAELRTAFLEFFNQRGHEIVPSSSLIPAHDPTLLFTNAGMVQFKDAFLGLEHRANPRAVSCQRCVRAGGKHNDLENVGYTARHHTFFEMLGNFSFGDYFKPEAIRYGWDFLTQVLKLPADRLLVTVYQTDDEAYAIWRDEIGLPEEKVLRIGDKPSGGSDNFWQMGDTGPCGPCTEIFYDHGAHIPGGPPGSADEDGDRFIEIWNIVFMQYDRTVDGQLHPLPKPSVDTGMGIERLAAILQGGHSNYDIDIFRHLITAAQAVTGAADQKSSSLKVLADHIRSCAFLIVDGVRPGNEGRDYVLRRIIRRAARHGHKLGVDEPFFYRLVAPLVEVMGPAYSELANAQAEVARVLRQEEERFLQTLASGMQVLETELADMTPGGTIPGEVVFKLYDTHGFPFDLTADIARERGLVLDESGFEHAMAERRAQSRAASQFAQQTHVLEIETPTCFEGYAQDKAQGALIAIVHDGEQIDVLEAGQSGALVLDHTPFYAESGGQVGDTGVITTAGGRFVVTDTQKQGANFLHLGEVIEGRVALGDVADAQIDVERRHSIRLNHSATHLLHAALRQVLGTHVHQKGSRVGAESLRFDFSQSEPITDAQLREIERIVNAQIRENHSVETREMPVDEARAAGAMALFGEKYGDVVRVVTMGPFSMELCGGTHARRGGDIGLIKIVSESGVASGVRRIEAVTGASALAVLEQTDDALAEIASMVRGSRQDAVSRVSQVIERARQLERELAEIKAKQAAEAGGDLLTTAVAMGDVNYLVAELPDADVNTLRDTVDQLKNKLGTSAVMLASVEDGKVRLIAGVSKDLTGRIKAGDWVNVAAQIVGGKGGGRPDMAQAGGPDSAQLPAAMEAARAWMKKQLS, encoded by the coding sequence ATGAAAACCACTGCTGAGTTGCGCACTGCTTTCCTGGAATTTTTTAACCAGCGAGGGCACGAGATTGTGCCGTCTTCCTCGCTTATTCCTGCTCACGACCCCACCCTGCTGTTCACGAATGCCGGTATGGTCCAGTTCAAGGATGCGTTCCTGGGGCTGGAACATCGGGCGAATCCGCGCGCTGTCTCTTGTCAACGTTGCGTGCGCGCCGGTGGTAAGCACAACGATCTCGAAAATGTGGGTTATACCGCGCGGCATCACACATTCTTCGAGATGCTGGGTAATTTCAGCTTTGGGGATTACTTCAAGCCCGAGGCTATTCGCTATGGCTGGGATTTTCTCACTCAAGTATTGAAGCTGCCTGCCGATCGCCTGCTCGTGACCGTCTATCAAACCGATGACGAGGCCTACGCCATTTGGCGTGATGAAATCGGCTTGCCGGAAGAAAAGGTTCTGCGGATCGGCGATAAGCCCAGCGGTGGTTCCGATAACTTCTGGCAGATGGGTGATACCGGCCCGTGCGGACCATGCACCGAAATTTTCTATGACCACGGCGCGCACATCCCCGGTGGCCCACCGGGCTCTGCCGATGAAGACGGCGACCGCTTTATCGAAATCTGGAACATCGTGTTCATGCAATACGATCGGACGGTCGATGGTCAGCTTCATCCCTTGCCGAAACCATCCGTGGATACCGGCATGGGTATCGAGCGTCTGGCGGCAATTTTGCAGGGCGGACACAGTAATTACGACATCGATATCTTCCGCCATCTGATTACCGCAGCGCAGGCCGTGACGGGCGCGGCCGACCAGAAGTCGAGTTCCCTCAAAGTCTTGGCGGATCATATTCGATCCTGTGCCTTCTTGATCGTCGATGGCGTTCGTCCCGGCAATGAGGGGCGTGACTACGTTCTGCGCCGAATCATCCGCCGGGCCGCGCGTCACGGGCACAAGCTTGGCGTGGACGAACCGTTTTTCTACCGATTGGTTGCGCCTCTGGTTGAGGTGATGGGGCCGGCTTATTCCGAATTGGCAAATGCTCAGGCTGAAGTGGCACGTGTGCTGCGTCAGGAAGAGGAGCGGTTCCTGCAGACTCTGGCATCCGGGATGCAGGTTCTGGAAACCGAACTGGCCGATATGACGCCGGGGGGCACCATTCCGGGTGAGGTGGTATTCAAACTCTATGACACCCACGGTTTCCCATTCGATTTGACTGCCGACATTGCCCGCGAACGCGGGCTGGTTCTGGATGAATCCGGCTTTGAACACGCGATGGCCGAGCGGCGGGCGCAATCACGGGCGGCCAGCCAGTTCGCCCAGCAAACACACGTGCTGGAAATCGAAACACCGACCTGCTTTGAAGGCTACGCGCAAGATAAGGCGCAGGGCGCACTGATCGCTATCGTGCACGATGGCGAGCAGATCGATGTGCTTGAAGCCGGGCAGTCGGGCGCGCTGGTGCTCGATCACACGCCTTTTTATGCCGAGTCCGGCGGTCAGGTAGGCGACACCGGCGTCATTACCACGGCAGGTGGGCGTTTTGTGGTGACGGATACCCAGAAGCAGGGTGCGAATTTCCTGCACCTGGGTGAGGTGATCGAGGGGCGTGTTGCACTCGGCGACGTGGCTGATGCCCAAATTGATGTCGAACGTCGTCACAGCATTCGGCTGAATCACTCTGCCACGCATTTGTTGCACGCCGCGTTGCGTCAGGTGCTTGGCACCCATGTCCACCAGAAAGGCTCGCGTGTCGGTGCCGAATCGTTGCGGTTCGATTTTTCTCAATCCGAGCCGATTACCGACGCCCAGTTGCGTGAAATCGAACGTATCGTCAATGCGCAGATTCGCGAGAACCATTCGGTTGAAACGCGTGAAATGCCCGTCGACGAAGCGCGTGCGGCCGGTGCTATGGCGCTATTCGGTGAAAAATATGGCGATGTGGTGCGGGTTGTCACCATGGGGCCATTTTCAATGGAACTGTGTGGCGGCACGCATGCGCGTCGCGGCGGCGATATCGGCTTGATCAAGATTGTTAGCGAAAGCGGTGTGGCCTCGGGTGTTCGCCGGATCGAGGCAGTCACGGGTGCTTCCGCGCTTGCCGTGTTGGAACAGACCGATGACGCCTTGGCCGAAATTGCGAGCATGGTGCGCGGCTCGCGTCAGGATGCGGTCAGTCGCGTCAGTCAGGTGATCGAACGAGCGCGGCAACTCGAGCGAGAACTGGCCGAAATCAAAGCCAAGCAGGCCGCAGAGGCGGGGGGCGATTTACTGACCACCGCCGTGGCAATGGGCGATGTGAACTATCTGGTTGCCGAGTTGCCTGATGCTGATGTCAATACCTTGCGGGACACGGTGGATCAACTCAAGAACAAGTTGGGTACTTCCGCCGTAATGCTGGCGAGCGTCGAGGATGGAAAGGTTCGTCTGATTGCAGGTGTCAGCAAAGACCTCACCGGACGCATCAAAGCAGGTGACTGGGTCAATGTTGCCGCTCAGATCGTGGGCGGAAAGGGCGGTGGGCGCCCGGACATGGCCCAGGCGGGTGGTCCGGATTCTGCACAATTGCCGGCGGCGATGGAAGCTGCTCGTGCCTGGATGAAGAAGCAGTTGAGTTAA